GGACGCCGCCGCTTTGACGAGTTTCAGCAGGGAACCGGAATCGCGCGCAACATCTTGAGCTCGAGGCTGCGTGACCTGGTGCGAGACGGAATCCTCGATCGCGCCCGCAGCGAGGGCGACAACAGCCGCGTCGAGTATCGGCTGACCAAAAAGGGACTCGAACTCTATCCCGTGTTGATCGCAATGATGCGATGGGGCGACACCTGGCTCTGTGACGAATCAGGGCCGCCGATGACGCTGATGCATCGCGCCTGCGGCGCGAAGATGGCGCCGGATATGGTCTGTTCTCATTGCGGGGATCATCTCACGGCGCGCGAAGTCGTAGCGATTCCGCGCCGGCCGCCGCACGCGCGGCGGGGCGAGCGGGCCGATCGCAAGCGCCCCGTGCGCTGACTGTCACTCAAACTGAACCCACGCGCGAATCCCTGTGACTCCTG
This region of Candidatus Binatus sp. genomic DNA includes:
- a CDS encoding helix-turn-helix domain-containing protein, whose amino-acid sequence is MRWDSVKEMNCSVARTLAVVGERWTMLILREAFLGRRRFDEFQQGTGIARNILSSRLRDLVRDGILDRARSEGDNSRVEYRLTKKGLELYPVLIAMMRWGDTWLCDESGPPMTLMHRACGAKMAPDMVCSHCGDHLTAREVVAIPRRPPHARRGERADRKRPVR